A window from Thioclava sp. GXIMD2076 encodes these proteins:
- a CDS encoding ABC transporter permease, which translates to MRPTLFLICPVLLFLGLSYLLPFLGIVQLSFTDPQPGLAQYRHVLSDPLTLAVIWRTLRLCIIVTVVSVGCAYIITLLWVRGTPVIRLLTELCIMIPFWISVLSRAFGWLSLLSNRGLINTWLKDAGLIDASIQMTRNEFAVVVGMAHYLIPFAVFPLATAMRNVDERVLTAADGMGASRLRIFWQIFLPMTGNGIIGATLLVFVFSIGFYVTPALLGGGQSVLLAELIYLWIFQMPQWGMAAALSVVMMIAVGGILVALMRRNAEIAK; encoded by the coding sequence ATGCGCCCTACCCTCTTTCTGATTTGCCCGGTGCTGCTGTTTCTCGGGCTAAGTTACCTATTGCCGTTTCTTGGCATCGTGCAGCTCAGCTTCACCGATCCCCAGCCGGGCCTGGCGCAATACCGCCATGTCCTGAGCGACCCGCTCACGCTGGCCGTCATCTGGCGCACATTGCGGCTATGTATCATCGTAACCGTCGTCTCGGTCGGCTGCGCCTATATCATCACGCTCCTATGGGTGCGCGGCACTCCTGTCATACGGTTACTGACAGAGTTATGCATCATGATCCCGTTCTGGATCTCGGTCCTTAGCCGCGCCTTCGGGTGGTTGTCGCTTCTGTCCAATCGCGGCTTGATCAACACATGGCTCAAGGATGCAGGCCTGATCGATGCCTCCATCCAGATGACTCGCAACGAATTTGCGGTGGTGGTGGGTATGGCGCATTACCTTATTCCCTTTGCCGTCTTTCCGCTGGCAACGGCCATGCGCAATGTCGATGAACGGGTGCTGACGGCAGCCGACGGGATGGGCGCATCACGGCTGCGGATCTTCTGGCAGATCTTCCTCCCGATGACGGGGAACGGGATCATCGGTGCGACCCTTCTGGTCTTCGTGTTTTCCATCGGCTTTTACGTCACGCCCGCACTTCTGGGCGGGGGCCAATCGGTGCTGCTGGCCGAGCTGATCTATCTGTGGATCTTCCAGATGCCGCAATGGGGCATGGCAGCCGCGCTCAGTGTCGTCATGATGATCGCGGTGGGCGGCATCCTCGTTGCACTGATGCGCCGCAACGCGGAGATTGCCAAATGA
- a CDS encoding LysR substrate-binding domain-containing protein, with protein MNRFPSMQALRAIESVARNGALWRAASELNLTRSAISHQLRLLERDLGFKILIRTGNQTEITPRAMAYAEDVRRALSMIATSTSRRSQNGLTGRLTISAPPGFASAWLCTNMSDFIAEHPDVVLNVVTTHNLVATADPDVDLFITFDCENRAHLQVEPLMSVEFTPLCSPAYLSQFKSFNDLGILREATLLHMGDFTDWEQWMQLSGLPPENAHRGICFSDMNIVFTAVMAGEGIAIGDTVLWAKELREGKLMRPFSAALHTESGYFLCTPDENLSNPIVQEFSKWLKDRLEIGKMGQRKI; from the coding sequence ATGAACCGTTTTCCCTCGATGCAGGCGCTTCGGGCAATCGAGAGCGTCGCACGAAATGGCGCGCTCTGGCGAGCGGCCTCGGAGCTGAACCTGACCCGCAGCGCAATCAGTCACCAGTTGCGCCTGCTTGAACGCGATCTGGGGTTCAAGATCCTGATCCGGACCGGCAACCAGACCGAAATCACACCGCGCGCGATGGCATATGCGGAAGACGTGCGCCGGGCCCTAAGCATGATCGCGACATCAACCTCGCGGCGCAGCCAGAACGGGTTGACGGGGCGCCTGACGATCAGCGCCCCGCCCGGATTTGCCTCGGCCTGGCTTTGCACCAATATGAGCGACTTCATTGCCGAGCATCCCGATGTCGTTCTCAATGTCGTCACGACCCATAATCTGGTCGCCACGGCCGATCCCGATGTCGACCTGTTCATTACATTCGATTGCGAGAACCGCGCCCATTTACAGGTCGAGCCACTGATGTCGGTCGAATTCACGCCGCTTTGCAGCCCTGCCTATCTGAGCCAGTTCAAAAGCTTCAATGACCTTGGAATTCTGCGTGAGGCGACATTGTTGCATATGGGCGACTTTACCGATTGGGAGCAGTGGATGCAGCTTTCGGGGCTACCGCCGGAAAATGCCCATCGCGGGATCTGTTTTTCCGACATGAACATCGTCTTCACCGCGGTCATGGCGGGAGAAGGCATCGCCATCGGAGATACTGTTTTATGGGCAAAAGAGCTTCGGGAAGGCAAATTAATGCGACCTTTTTCGGCGGCGCTGCATACCGAATCCGGCTATTTTCTTTGCACACCAGATGAAAATCTTTCAAACCCTATTGTCCAAGAATTCTCCAAGTGGTTGAAAGATCGTCTAGAAATTGGCAAAATGGGCCAAAGGAAAATCTAA
- a CDS encoding TauD/TfdA family dioxygenase, whose translation MNIMDDTLSRPTLKSQGLEVVLSDGAAHYFNYYWLRDNCPTSFNTDTRERSFDIFHLAAAPRAESAEVDSNALVIKWADEDHVTRFPLAWLETFAKGTPRHDPADLPRSAWYGDHYPQVPRFSQPALLANPALRAKWIEAMLVQGFTILTDMPDSNEGLTETAEMIGQVRPTFFGDYFDVKTHIKPTNTAYTSAALELHTDTPAEEHAPGVQFLHCRANSVQGGESLYADGVAVANDFRQRDPEGFKLLSETPVPFYCEHDTYDMRSRQTVIELDQHGEVSGLTISQHMLDISDLDQALLDRWYPAFCRFGKMLQEDKYMMTFLMKAGECMVFDNHRIVHGRAAYSATSGDRYLRGCYTDRAEMRSTYRALVSEGRFKA comes from the coding sequence ATGAATATAATGGATGATACGCTGTCGCGCCCCACACTTAAGTCTCAGGGGCTTGAGGTCGTTCTGTCCGACGGGGCGGCGCATTACTTTAATTATTACTGGCTGCGCGACAACTGCCCGACCTCGTTCAACACCGATACGCGCGAGCGGAGCTTCGACATCTTCCACCTTGCGGCAGCGCCGCGCGCCGAAAGCGCCGAGGTTGACAGCAACGCGCTGGTCATCAAATGGGCCGACGAGGATCACGTCACCCGTTTCCCTCTTGCATGGCTTGAAACCTTCGCCAAAGGCACCCCGCGCCATGACCCCGCCGATCTGCCGCGCAGCGCGTGGTATGGCGATCACTATCCGCAGGTGCCACGCTTCAGCCAGCCCGCGCTTCTGGCAAATCCGGCATTGAGGGCGAAATGGATCGAAGCAATGCTGGTGCAGGGTTTCACCATCCTGACCGATATGCCCGATAGTAACGAAGGGTTGACCGAAACCGCCGAGATGATCGGACAGGTCCGGCCCACCTTCTTCGGCGATTATTTCGATGTGAAGACGCATATCAAACCCACCAACACGGCCTATACCTCTGCCGCGCTGGAACTGCATACCGACACCCCTGCCGAGGAACATGCGCCGGGCGTCCAGTTCCTGCATTGCCGCGCCAATAGCGTGCAAGGGGGCGAAAGCCTTTATGCTGATGGTGTGGCCGTTGCCAATGACTTCCGACAACGCGATCCCGAAGGCTTCAAGCTGCTGAGCGAGACGCCGGTGCCGTTCTATTGCGAACACGACACCTATGACATGCGTTCGCGCCAGACCGTGATCGAACTTGACCAACATGGCGAGGTTTCGGGGCTAACCATTTCGCAGCACATGCTGGATATCTCCGACCTTGATCAGGCGCTGCTCGACCGCTGGTATCCGGCATTCTGCCGCTTCGGGAAAATGCTGCAGGAAGACAAATACATGATGACCTTCCTGATGAAAGCGGGCGAATGCATGGTGTTCGACAACCACCGCATCGTTCACGGGCGCGCGGCCTATTCGGCGACAAGCGGCGACCGCTATCTTCGCGGCTGCTACACCGACCGCGCCGAAATGCGCTCGACCTATCGGGCGCTGGTCAGCGAAGGGCGGTTCAAGGCATGA
- a CDS encoding ABC transporter substrate-binding protein has protein sequence MNSHFQNDCVEILKERAAKGQISRRQMLQGMAALLGTSALSLGATQARAADGKLVFVNWGGDALDAMQEAFGQPFTAESGIQVLYDGSGPTEGAITAQVTGGNPTWDLVDADPFTSQALGRKGMMEKIDYTIVDPTKQREGFQWDYSSSCYFYSYVIAYDATQFDTPPTSLKDFFDTDNFPGKRAMYKWGAGMWEAALLADGVAPADLYPLDLDRAHAKIEGFKDHIGAFWGGGAESQSLLLNGDVSMALIWNTRASLLDKDTEGEITFTFQDGIIGPGGIGVLKGNPGGTEEAMRYIAATQDPARQAKFFELMGNGPSNPAADSLIPEELRHYNPMDPENLPKQVALNTDWYEENYASALDAYLQLISA, from the coding sequence TTGAACAGCCATTTCCAGAACGATTGCGTCGAGATTTTGAAAGAGCGTGCAGCCAAGGGCCAGATTTCGCGCCGTCAGATGCTTCAGGGCATGGCCGCCCTTCTGGGCACGAGCGCACTCAGTCTGGGGGCCACGCAGGCCCGCGCCGCGGATGGCAAGCTGGTATTCGTCAATTGGGGCGGCGATGCCCTAGACGCGATGCAAGAGGCCTTCGGCCAACCCTTTACCGCCGAGAGCGGCATTCAGGTGCTCTATGACGGGTCCGGCCCTACCGAAGGCGCAATCACCGCACAGGTCACCGGTGGCAACCCGACATGGGATCTGGTTGATGCCGATCCCTTTACCTCACAGGCACTGGGCCGCAAAGGCATGATGGAGAAAATCGACTATACTATTGTCGATCCGACCAAACAGCGCGAAGGCTTCCAGTGGGACTATTCCTCGTCATGCTATTTCTATTCCTATGTCATCGCCTATGACGCGACCCAGTTCGACACGCCGCCGACCTCGCTCAAGGATTTCTTCGATACCGATAACTTCCCCGGCAAGCGGGCGATGTATAAATGGGGCGCGGGCATGTGGGAGGCCGCGTTATTGGCCGATGGCGTCGCCCCTGCCGATCTCTATCCGCTGGACCTCGATCGTGCCCATGCAAAGATCGAAGGATTTAAAGACCATATCGGGGCCTTCTGGGGTGGTGGTGCGGAGAGCCAGTCTCTGCTGCTGAACGGCGATGTCTCGATGGCCCTGATCTGGAACACCCGGGCGAGTCTGCTGGACAAGGATACCGAGGGCGAGATCACCTTTACCTTCCAGGATGGCATTATCGGACCTGGCGGGATCGGTGTGCTCAAGGGCAATCCGGGTGGGACGGAAGAGGCGATGCGCTACATCGCCGCGACGCAGGATCCGGCACGTCAGGCGAAGTTCTTCGAACTTATGGGCAATGGGCCGTCCAACCCTGCCGCCGATAGCCTGATCCCCGAAGAGCTGCGCCACTACAATCCGATGGACCCAGAGAACCTGCCCAAACAGGTCGCCCTGAATACCGATTGGTACGAGGAAAACTATGCCTCGGCGCTGGATGCCTATCTGCAACTGATCTCCGCCTGA
- a CDS encoding ABC transporter ATP-binding protein, producing MESEAIVASTTQIEACSVTKTFGKFAALRDISLTIAEGEFLSLLGPSGSGKTTFLTLLGGYEAVTSGQLLFEGQDMTGWSAKERAFGMVFQGYALFPHLTVAENIAFPLKVQKRSKARIDARVAEMIELVGLAGHAHKKPSALSGGQQQRVALARALAYEPKVLLLDEPFSALDKNLRGQMQEELRRLHRDLGTTFVFVTHDQEEALALSTRIAIFNHGHLQQIGTPDEVYERPANRFTAEFLGDINILSLQGGNITGSAITAPPHAQGNGHLAIRPEHMRLAQDYDTNRLPTTVRDRVYLGAKSRLLLATGAGEELILYFDNGPGETPPAPGATLEVTWDPRDSFAV from the coding sequence TTGGAAAGCGAGGCGATTGTGGCAAGCACAACGCAGATCGAAGCATGTTCGGTCACCAAAACTTTCGGAAAATTCGCGGCGCTCCGCGATATTTCCCTGACCATCGCCGAAGGCGAATTCCTGTCGCTGTTGGGGCCTTCAGGCTCGGGCAAGACCACGTTTCTGACCTTACTGGGTGGCTATGAGGCCGTAACCTCGGGCCAGTTGCTGTTCGAGGGGCAGGACATGACCGGGTGGTCGGCCAAAGAACGAGCATTCGGCATGGTGTTTCAGGGCTATGCCCTGTTCCCGCATCTGACAGTGGCCGAAAACATCGCTTTTCCGCTGAAGGTGCAGAAACGGTCCAAGGCCCGGATCGATGCCCGCGTGGCCGAGATGATCGAGCTGGTGGGCCTTGCCGGACATGCGCATAAGAAGCCTTCCGCCTTGTCGGGCGGACAGCAGCAACGGGTCGCACTGGCGCGGGCACTGGCCTACGAGCCCAAGGTTCTGTTGCTCGATGAACCTTTCTCCGCGCTCGACAAGAACCTACGCGGCCAGATGCAGGAAGAGCTGCGGCGTCTTCACCGCGATCTCGGCACCACTTTTGTTTTCGTGACCCATGATCAGGAAGAGGCGCTGGCGCTGTCGACCCGTATCGCGATTTTCAATCATGGGCATTTACAGCAGATCGGCACGCCGGACGAGGTCTACGAGCGGCCAGCCAACCGGTTCACAGCCGAATTTCTGGGCGATATCAATATTCTGTCTTTGCAAGGTGGCAACATCACCGGCTCCGCGATCACCGCCCCGCCCCATGCGCAAGGCAACGGCCATCTGGCCATCCGCCCCGAACATATGCGCTTGGCGCAAGATTACGATACGAACCGCCTGCCGACCACCGTACGTGACCGCGTCTATCTGGGCGCGAAATCGCGGCTCCTTCTGGCAACGGGTGCGGGCGAGGAGTTGATCCTCTATTTCGACAACGGTCCCGGAGAGACACCGCCCGCCCCTGGTGCGACGCTCGAGGTCACATGGGACCCGCGCGACAGTTTCGCCGTCTGA
- a CDS encoding class II aldolase/adducin family protein, whose amino-acid sequence MNAHPSLEPDTTALRIDLAAAFRICHQLGWSESVGNHFSAAVSEDGAQFLLNPKWQHFGAIRPDDLLELDSNDPSVLDRPDPPDASAWCVHGTLHRRKPEARVILHCHSPYATALACLKDPTVVPIDNNTARFYGRTAYDLSFGGIADAEEEGERLAENLGDKTVLVMGNHGVTIVGQTVAAAFEDLYFFEKAAQTLILAKSTGAPLAILSDAVAQNTADGWRPYAGMADRHFAYLKAQLPHL is encoded by the coding sequence ATGAACGCGCATCCGTCTCTTGAACCGGATACGACCGCGCTGCGCATAGATCTGGCGGCGGCGTTCCGTATCTGCCACCAGCTGGGCTGGAGCGAGTCCGTTGGCAACCATTTCAGTGCGGCGGTTTCGGAGGACGGGGCGCAGTTCCTTCTGAACCCGAAATGGCAGCATTTTGGCGCGATCCGCCCCGACGATCTTCTGGAGCTGGACAGCAACGATCCGTCGGTTCTGGACCGTCCCGACCCACCGGATGCGTCTGCATGGTGCGTGCATGGGACGCTTCACCGCCGCAAACCCGAGGCGCGGGTTATTCTGCATTGCCATTCACCCTATGCAACGGCGCTGGCCTGCCTGAAAGATCCCACGGTCGTGCCCATCGACAATAACACGGCGCGGTTCTACGGCCGCACCGCCTATGATCTGTCGTTCGGGGGTATTGCCGATGCCGAGGAAGAGGGCGAGCGGCTGGCTGAAAACCTTGGCGACAAAACCGTTCTGGTTATGGGCAACCATGGCGTGACCATCGTCGGCCAGACTGTCGCGGCAGCGTTCGAAGACCTGTATTTCTTTGAAAAAGCCGCCCAGACGCTGATCTTGGCGAAGTCTACGGGGGCGCCCCTGGCGATTCTATCCGATGCGGTCGCACAGAATACTGCGGATGGCTGGCGCCCTTATGCTGGCATGGCAGATCGTCATTTTGCCTACCTCAAGGCGCAATTGCCGCATTTGTAA